The Hemibagrus wyckioides isolate EC202008001 linkage group LG12, SWU_Hwy_1.0, whole genome shotgun sequence genome includes a window with the following:
- the rpa3 gene encoding replication protein A 14 kDa subunit, whose protein sequence is MSGVFESPKTRINASMLSQHVSRPVSFIGRVEKVHPSGKSFTLTDGEGKNASVELSNPLEEELSGIVEVVGMVSNKGTIMAVAYNMLRDEKGISFDLELYNEALKVIHDFPQHYPFEVSLSG, encoded by the exons ATGTCGGGTGTGTTCGAGTCTCCAAAAACCAGAATAAACGCCTCGATGCTTTCTCAGCACGTGAGCCGGCCAGTGAGCTTCATAGGACGCGTGGAAAAG GTCCATCCAAGCGGTAAATCATTCACGCTGACGGATGGAGAGGGAAAGAACGCGTCTGTGGAGCTGAGTAACCCG CTGGAAGAAGAGCTGAGCGGAATAGTGGAGGTCGTGGGCATGGTGTCGAATAAAGGCACCATCATGGCTGTGGCGTACAACATGCTCAGGGACGAAAAAGGAATTTCATTTG ATTTGGAGCTGTATAACGAGGCCCTGAAAGTCATTCACGATTTCCCACAGCATTACCCATTCGAGGTGTCGTTGAGCGGATAA
- the umad1 gene encoding UBAP1-MVB12-associated (UMA)-domain containing protein 1 isoform X1 — protein MFNFFGLRKDSKKSSVPERETDGFVIIGETAEEQGAKRQTRNTAQFTTNVIVQPSMPSNPAPYKTPEAVQPSPAPPTSAAENTDAVPAHTELLGDIPFTLAPHILAMHAGLPRLPDFNLPRDINENLANFCYDFTLENSVLCEP, from the exons ATGTTTAATTTCTTTGGACTTCGGAAGGACTCTAAGAAGTCCTCAGTCCCCGAGAGAGAGACTGACGGATTTGTCATTATTG GAGAGACGGCTGAGGAGCAGGGAGCGAAACGACAAACCAGAAACACAGCGCAATTCACCACCAACGTCATTGTACAGCCGTCTATG CCGTCCAATCCAGCACCGTACAAAACCCCGGAAGCCGTCCAGCCCTCTCCAGCACCTCCTACCTCAGCAGCGGAGAACACGGACGCCGTCCCAGCTCACACGGAGCTTCTCGGAGACATCCCCTTCACCCTAGCGCCTCACATCCTTGCCATGCACGCCGGCCTGCCTCGGCTTCCCGACTTCAACCTGCCCCGAGACATCAACGAGAACCTGGCCAACTTCTGCTACGACTTCACGCTGGAGAACTCGGTGCTGTGCGAGCCGTGA
- the umad1 gene encoding UBAP1-MVB12-associated (UMA)-domain containing protein 1 isoform X2, protein MGSAASFSAMFIKVKAAKGETAEEQGAKRQTRNTAQFTTNVIVQPSMPSNPAPYKTPEAVQPSPAPPTSAAENTDAVPAHTELLGDIPFTLAPHILAMHAGLPRLPDFNLPRDINENLANFCYDFTLENSVLCEP, encoded by the exons ATGGGTTCTGCTGCATCCTTCTCCGCTATGTTCATCAAGGTGAAGGCAGCGAAAG GAGAGACGGCTGAGGAGCAGGGAGCGAAACGACAAACCAGAAACACAGCGCAATTCACCACCAACGTCATTGTACAGCCGTCTATG CCGTCCAATCCAGCACCGTACAAAACCCCGGAAGCCGTCCAGCCCTCTCCAGCACCTCCTACCTCAGCAGCGGAGAACACGGACGCCGTCCCAGCTCACACGGAGCTTCTCGGAGACATCCCCTTCACCCTAGCGCCTCACATCCTTGCCATGCACGCCGGCCTGCCTCGGCTTCCCGACTTCAACCTGCCCCGAGACATCAACGAGAACCTGGCCAACTTCTGCTACGACTTCACGCTGGAGAACTCGGTGCTGTGCGAGCCGTGA